In Anguilla rostrata isolate EN2019 unplaced genomic scaffold, ASM1855537v3 scaf0068, whole genome shotgun sequence, the sequence catcatcatcatcacacactcctgctctgcggtagggggaggggggggcaggtatgtCTGTTTGGTTCTTATTGTGCCAGACAGAGTAACTGAGTTTATCAGAGTCACCGTGCTTAAAGCACCgcagactccaggagtttttattcccTCCAAACCTACAGTCAGAACCCcatcctttcctgctgattcctttatctgtcactgctatatcaaccctccccctctcagacacactgaactcagcctcccagtaacagcgctcacacacactctctctgcacacaacctgggtCCAgtactcaaatctctctggatgatcaggatatggctgcaATCTCgtcggtgtgtgtgtcaccctcctgttcccctcagacagagacagctttctgtgcgctgtgtttggatccagtgtgagctgacagccgtctgcacaccagagacattaatgagattaattatcactattaatattcaccttattatgtgtgtgagagagaaaggactgtcatagtacctctgtgtgtgtgtttgtgtacatgtgtgtttctgtttgtgtgtttgtgtgtaagagagaagtctctctcacacacacacacacacacacacagcagagtgtgtatctatgcaaagtgttctgtgtcgatacagactcacatttcctgggtcctggtttggtcctgttctctcctccatggtccacactgtaagaacagcagaacagaattctgaattttaaccatcctttatttccactcttaacacaccaatgacatcacatatataaaaacaaaggcacaataaaacacaaaaccacgatcatatgaaaaaacacaaatctgtcagaaaggaaacttattccattcaCTCACCCTgttccatgtgcaaaaatagctcccctccctccactgaacataaaacacccttataacacacacactctgaaacacactcaggttctccattgctttgtaatactgaaactccaccatcactgtgtccctgatcaaacccctaactacaacaaccacatcttatttactgcagtgatcccgtgcagcaccctccacaggAGATCCCCAACTCTCTTGAGTAACGCTGgtttgtacagtgccctccatgccccccccccccccaactccttttgtgtgtgtgtgtgtgaggtgcactatggaaactctctgtacttacagcagtgtgagtgtgtccagtttagcagcagacagcgctctcactcctgagtctcctgggtgattgtatctcaggtccagctctctcaggtgtgaggggtttgaacacagagctgaagccagagaatcacagcctctctgtgtgactctacagcctgacagcctgcagggaggacacacacacgtacacacataatataaactaacagggctgtgtgttcaacactagcagtgtgttacacacttacatgcattaatataaactaacagggctgtgtgtgtcaaacacatagcagtgtgttacacaccttacacacattaatataaactaacagggctgtgtgtgtcaaacatagcagtgtgttacacaccttacacacattaatataaactaacagggctgtgtgtgtcaaacacatagcagtgtgttacacaccttacacattaatataaactaacagggctgtgtgtgtcaaacacaaagcagtgtgttacacaccttacagacactaatataaactaacagggctgtgtgtgtcaaacacatagcagtgtgttacacaccttacacacattaatataaactaacaggctgtgtgtgtcaacacatagcagtgtgttacacaccttacacacattaatataaacaacagggctgtgtgtgtcaaacgacatagcagtgtgttacacaccttacacacattaatataaaccaGGGCtggtgtgtcaaacacatagcagtgtgttacacaccttacacacattaatataaactaacagggctgtgtgtgtcaaacacatagcagtgtgttacacaccttgcacacattaatataaactaacagggctgtgtgtgtcaaacacatagcagtgtgttacacaccttacacacattaatataaactaacagggctgtgtgtgtcaaacacatagcagtgtgttacacaccttacacacattaatataaactaacggCTGTGTGtaaaacacatagcagtgtataacacctacacacattcatataactaacagggctgtgtgtgtcaaaacatagcagtgtgttacacaccttaccaAGATagtataaactaacagggctgtgtgtaaaCATAGGGTGtgttacacactacacacattaaaTACAACTAACAGGCTGTGTTGTCAAACaaatagcagtgtgttacacaccttacaacATTATataactaacagggctgtgttgtcataaacacatagcagtgtgttacacacttacacacttatataaactaacagggctgtgtgtttgttcacaccacacatcagtttacagtgtgtgtcAACAATCAGCAGGCGTTACACCTAACCATATTCTACTGACTCCAGATCAACctacaaaataaaactaagggctgtgtgtgtcaacacatagcagtgtgttacacactaCAACAttatataaactaacagggctgtgtggtaAACCATAGCAGGtgttacacacctacacacataatataaactaacagggctgtgtgtgtcaaacacatagcagtgtgttacacaccttacacacattatataaactaacagggctgggtgcaaacacatagcagtggtcacactacacacattaaataaactAACAGGTGTTGGTCAAACTAGAGTGATAACAGGGCTGTGGAATTAACCATGactatttaagaaaatgaccagttaaactaaatttgaacagattcaatgaaatttcataattttgaagaatGTATGAATAGAAATGATTTGACGCttctcaaaaatatgttttttccaactgatgtcagatttaaaatgtgtttctaccaagaggaagaacaggaaaatgttgctttatttctgtgaagaaaaataactctcttgtctattttaacattaaaaacattagtaaTATCAGTGccatattttgtcattattaacATTAGTGATGTATTGTGTCACATTGGAACCCTTTTTGattgaaggggtttgtgtttgtactcaccccagtctctgcagtttacaatgtgggtcctccagtccagcagagagtgctctcactcctgaatcctgcagctcattgtctctgagctccagatctctcagctctgagtgaggagagtgcaggactgaggccagaacatcacagcagccctctgtgagattacaccaacccagcctgtgaagagaccacacacacacacacacaacacacatacacacacacacacacagacacacacacatacacacaccacacatataacacacatacgtatacacaaacacacacacacaattgaaaTTCACTGCTAATTGTCACACTGTGCACCTTGGCAGCAGATAAATGTGGAATTTCCTATTTGTACAGTACCTGCATTCCTGGgatgtacacagtacacacaaaaacaggaagagtttATATTAATTACGTTCATAAAGCATTCTGACTAATCCACAAAGAAAAAGGTTATCACTTGgctcaattaacaaaaaataactaaaaataaggAGCCAATTCAACTCAAGGTTGGGGGCTTCCTGCAAGGATTTCATTAACAAAACTGTTCCATGTTGCGATGATATCACATGGGACACAACATGattgcaaacatatttcatttgcaaacacaagaaacagcaCTAGTATGATCACTATGGTGTACTTTACCTCACCTTCAGTCTACAAacatctttatattttaaaaacattcaatcttCATCTAATATTGTAACCAAGGCGGCAAATGAAATACACTGCAGCGCCATCTACTGGCTGCAGAgaaacaccacaactgattattgccatTGACTGGTACTACAGGTATATGGAGGaccaaaaattttaaaataataaataaataaatgactcaataaatgaattaatgtataaataaatacaaaagcaagaaaatgtaaaaaaataaatgaatgtacacagaaataaattaatagacaaaatctgacaaatgggtatttgcatttatttccatatttatttcttgattcattcatttctgtggatgttcatttccatatgtatttattgcttgattcatttatttctgtatatatttatttccttatttatgttttgattaatttatgtctgtatatatatatatttctgtatttctgtattttttcatccaTATGTTAATGAGGGGGGGCTGTCAATGAAAATATGTCATAGTGTCACAATATTTCCATTGGTTGATCGATACCAGATTACATAGATTCACTGTACATGCCTTGCTTCAACACTGGTTGCTTTTTACCACATTTACGTTagtagggcagagcagggcaaAACGTAACACAGACTTAATTTTTTTGGTTAGGTAGTGCAGCTTGAGTGACGTATTTCAGGATAAACACTCAGAATGACCCTTGCTTTCTCTACAACGAAAGGTAGGGgattttgataaacattttgggagatattgccaaataaaagtttgttttggtgataTGTAAGCACATTTTTTTAC encodes:
- the LOC135246222 gene encoding NACHT, LRR and PYD domains-containing protein 12-like, giving the protein LNSCDLTEKSCEIVASAVQSSNIPLRDLDLSYNNLGDSGVKLLCAGLMSPNCKLQRLDLSYNNLGDSGVKLLCAGLMSPNCKLQRLGLGWCNLTEGCCDVLASVLHSPHSELRDLELRDNELQDSGVRALSAGLEDPHCKLQRLGLSGCRVTQRGCDSLASALCSNPSHLRELDLRYNHPGDSGVRALSAAKLDTLTLLVDHGGENRTKPGPRKYGCQLTLDPNTAHRKLSLSEGNRRVTHTPTRLQPYPDHPERFEYWTQVVCRESVCERCYWEAEFSVSERGRVDIAVTDKGISRKGWGSDCRFGGNKNSWSLRCFKHGDSDKLSYSVWHNKNQTDIPAPPSPYRRAGVCDDDDDDGRGVCVYRVGVCVDRPAGTLSFYSVSDSDTLTLLHRFHTHFTQHTPLCAGFYVWNSSVSLCQLE